The Kogia breviceps isolate mKogBre1 chromosome 2, mKogBre1 haplotype 1, whole genome shotgun sequence genome segment TTGTTGAAAGGGAATAATATACTCTGTGATCTGATTAAAACAAAGGGAAGCGGAGACAAGGTGTCCATCACGAATCTGAACGTCTGTCAATTTCAGTTATCCAATAACagtgtctctttttttctgtataactTGGACAGTTCTCATGCCAGCTATTACATCTGCAAACTGTCAATTTTTGATCCTCCTCCTTTTCAAGTAGATATTCTAAGcaaagaatatttgaatatttacgGTAAGACATTGTTTTAATCTTCTAGACTTAAGAGTACATAGGCACTTTAACAATTTTTCTCACTAATGAAAAcagttaaacaaataaatatctcTTGTGTTGGAGTTCATTTCGGTGAAATTGATGGCAATAATTTATGATGAAATATATCAATACAAGGatgtttattaataataaaaataattatattaatcagtAATATGAAATTTAATCATATAGACTGCTGAGTTAGAAATAGGTTACATTGTCTCTAAAACACACATGCCAttgaaaatcaggaaaaaaattaggAGAAATATACAAACCCATGGCTTAATGGCTGTGCTTCTATTCACCTAAAGTTTAAGGTTTGGGTTTTGTGCTAGAAATTGTGGAATTAAGTGAGATGATTGAAAACAATAGTTTTATACCTTTACTTTTCctacttattctttttcaaaaacatagACAGTGAAGTCTTTTCTATTAACCACATTTATAGACATATACGTGCAtagaatcttttcatttttagtttctgTATCCTTGCTATCGTATCGAGATGATGTTATCTATTTACTGTTTACTGGATTTCATGATTGTAATGAAGGCAAGATTTATGGCAAGCTGTTTAATTTAAACagctcttttaaatttgttaagtgaACTTGTGATTCAGCACTGAAAGAGGAGATTTGATTCTGAGAGTTCTTCCTCACCTTGATTTTCTTCCAACCCAGAATCACAGCTTTGTTGCCAGCTGAAGTTCTGGTTACCCATAGGATGTGCGGCTTTTGTTGTAGTCTGCATTTTTGGATGTGTCCTTATATGTTGGCTTACAAAAAAGGTGAGCAACATTGATCTTTTCTTGCACTGACTTTACTGAGGAATATGAGCAGTTATTTATTCATCAAAGTATGTATTGCTCTTGCCAGAGTAATTTGATCAACAGGTAGATGATTTCTTTTCCTCAAGATATGCCTACTAATTAAACTACTAACTTGGAACAGAagcttatttactttatagcTACTTCATTCCAAAAGGAATTCAGTGGCTTACAAAGAGatatgtcattattattattcaaaaagATAAGGAAATTGGGGCCACGGAAAGACAAACCGGCAAGAGGaggattaaaagataaaaatggatGCTTccgacttttaaaattattacatgtGGGCTGCAAATTTGATTCTAAGTTTTCAAAGTCAGGGCAGCTGAAACAATTAGTTATAAATTTTCCTCAACCAgtcaattaaaaaacaatcagTGAGAAAGTCTCTTGGGGCACCATCAGTAGTTGAGAAGGAAATTGCCAGCTTCTTTAAATGGTTACATTATTAGGACTCCTTGCTTTTAAAGAAAACCACTGAAAAGCTAGGCAGAAAGGTAAAAGAATAACAACattgacaacaacaaaaatctctctGTGCCGTGGGATTTTCTTTTTAGTCTATCACAAAACGATTTCTCAATCAAAGAACCTACACCATTTTGCATATTATGCAAGGGTGTTAGCATCCTCAAGTATATCCACAGTGTGATGGTTGACCATACAGTGCGTATATCTGTGTCAGAAGGGAATTTGAAAAGAGACataaagaggaagagaggaagataaGCCCCGTGGTGTAAGTCTACTGGGGAAGGAACAGTAAAGGCATAAATGAGAAAAGACGTTGAGCAGAAACAGTTTTTATTTAAAGCCTTTTGTATATTGTTCTCCTACTTAGCCTAAAGTCAGGAGCCTAAGTCACATTATAACTTTGTCATATACTGCTTCAACAtagaatagaaaacagtaacaaacacacaaacacatcccCCACAAGAATGGAGATGGAGAAGAGCAGATGACAAACCACGTTTCTGACTTTTCTTGCAGAAGTATCCTTCCAGCGTGCATGACCCTAACAGTGAGTACATGTTCATGGCAGCAGTGAACACTGCTAAAAAGCCTGGACCCACAGGTACAGTGACACATGGGGGCTTGGGAAGGGAAGAGTGTTCTTTACATGAAacctagaattttaattttttattttaaaggaaaggaaaatgtctATAAGGCTGAATTTTAGTATTTTCTGTAAAAagtcaaattttcattttaactgaATTGATGCTCTCTCTAGTTCATTGAAAACAACATGTTTGTAAACCActattaaaaaaacccccaaagttcaTAAACCCCTATGGTATCAAGGCAATCTTCCAatcgatattttaaaaattggggtgaTTCTAAGTCTTCCTTGTTAACAAGTTCATTAAGTCATACGATGAGATTTATTGAATATCAATTTAGTGTACATGACTGAGTGAGGCAGTGTGGGAGATACACAGATATGAAGGTTTTCGACTGAGATCTGGAAGAAAGAACTGGGCTGGTGTTcccaaggggaaggaggagaaattgGTGAAGATAGCACCTCTGTCAAATATTGTTATTATGTGAATAACACCGTGCTGAGTAATGTGTATTGGGTAGAGGGAGGGAAGACCTAAGACAGTCCTTGTCTTCAGTTTATAATGTCACTGGGAGAGGTAATATGTTTGCATGGAGGGTGGAGTCACGTGATAGTGTTAGAAGTCCTCAATTAATTGCAAAGTGGTAGAGTTCAGACAAAGTTTGCAATAGGAGCCAAGAGTGGGCTGGGTAAAACTCCATGGAAAACGTGGAATTGCTGCTCAGTCTTGAAGCATAAAGAAGAGTTTGGATGAGGTATGTgtttgcctgtgtgtgtgtgtgcgtgtttacGAGAGACAGAGGAAAGGGGAAGCCTTTGCTGAAGGGTACTGGCACATGGAGAGCTTTTAAAgaatttatgttaaatttttgtTACAGATGTGACCCGTAATTTGGAACTCTCTGGCACCCAGGCGTGAGCCACACTGGCCAGTTCCCTCCAACTTGAAGAGCAAGATTCTTTATTTCCTGGACCACAGAGAGTCTGACTT includes the following:
- the ICOS gene encoding inducible T-cell costimulator — encoded protein: MKSGLWYFFLFCFQVEVLTGEFNASATSEMFIFHNGGVQILCKYPATVQQFKMQLLKGNNILCDLIKTKGSGDKVSITNLNVCQFQLSNNSVSFFLYNLDSSHASYYICKLSIFDPPPFQVDILSKEYLNIYESQLCCQLKFWLPIGCAAFVVVCIFGCVLICWLTKKKYPSSVHDPNSEYMFMAAVNTAKKPGPTDVTRNLELSGTQA